A stretch of DNA from Nitrospinota bacterium:
AATATCTTAATACCATCTTTGACCTTCTTTATAATTTTCTTCTCTAATAACAATTCTGGAGTTATAGTCAGCCCTTCACCAAAAGATTTTAAGTGATTTAAATTTATTATTGAATATTCTTTCTTAAAAATATTCCTAAAACCTCTTTTAGGTAATCTTCTCTGGAGGGGCATTTGCCCTCCTTCAAACCATATAGGGAGATTTCCACCTGAACGGGACTTTTGCCCTTTATGACCTCTACAGCTTGTTTTTCCATGTCCAGAACCCGGTCCTCTCCCCACAATTTTTCTTCTTTTTCTCGATCCTCTGGAAGGCTTAAGTTCAGAAAGTTTCATAAATTAACCTCATTGGAATAGCTTTAAAGCTCTCTTACCTCAACTAAATGACTTACTTTATTTAT
This window harbors:
- the rplO gene encoding 50S ribosomal protein L15; the encoded protein is MKLSELKPSRGSRKRRKIVGRGPGSGHGKTSCRGHKGQKSRSGGNLPIWFEGGQMPLQRRLPKRGFRNIFKKEYSIINLNHLKSFGEGLTITPELLLEKKIIKKVKDGIKILGNGDIDKPVMIKAVKFSKSAKEKIEAAGGKILMDKNER